In Sphaerospermopsis torques-reginae ITEP-024, the genomic window ATCCACAGAACTACAATCACCTTCTCACTCTGGTGTTGCTTCTACAGAGACAAAATATGCTTTTGCGCCAACTGTGTTGCAAGATGATAATTGTCAGGATGAGGAAAGAAATGAAGATGCACCGACAATTATCTTGTCAATGCAATTAAGGACTGTGGAAGATGTAGGACGCACTGATGTCGGTCGTCAACGTGATCACAACGAAGATTATTTTGCCATTGAAACCAAGCAGCAAAAGCTGGAAGTACCTAGAAATCGCAATTTGCAAGCTAGGGGTTTGTATATTCTCTGTGATGGGATGGGGGGACACGCTGGAGGTGAGGTGGCCAGTGAGTTGGCTGTAACTACTTTGCGAAAATACTTTCAAGAAAAGTGGGTTGGGGAGGAACTGCCAACATCTGAAATGATCGAAGAAGCGGTTTTGTTAGCGAATCAAACGATTTACGATCTCAATCAACAAGGACTGCGTTCTGGTGTGGGGCGCATGGGTACAACTTTGGTGATGTTATTGATGCAAAACACTAAGTTAGCAGTGGCTCATCTGGGAGATAGTCGTTTTTATCGTGTCACTCGCAAGGGGGGACTAGAGCAAATGACTGTGGATCACGAAGTGGGTCAACGGGAAATTGCTAAAGGGGTACCTGCTAGTGTAGCTTATGCTCGTCCAGATGCCTACCAACTCACTCAAGCTTTGGGTCCACGAGATGCCAATTTTGTCCATCCTGATATCAATTTCTTTGAGATTCATGAAGATTGTTTGCTGTTGTTGGTTTCCGATGGGTTATCTGATAATGATTTATTGGAAACTAATTGGCAGACTCACCTCACACCGTTGCTCAGTTCGAGTACAAATTTGGAATCAGGTCTGAGCGACTTGGTTGATCTGGCAAATGAATACAATGGTCACGACAATATTACGGCTATATTGATTCGGGTTAAGGTTTCTCCGATGCAAACAAGCTAACTCTTGCTAACTAGCTGTTAACCCTATCAGCAAAGTTGACATAGAATGGAAATGAGCTTGTCCTAAATTGACAATTTACTAGACAAACCTATACAAGTACATACAAAACTAGTAGAAAGTAAAGTCTAGCTTTGTCTAGGTTTTATATAGCAGGTTGATAAGCCATGTCTTTACAAGTAGTTCTCTTTTCTGATAGATAAATAATTATGAATTATAAATTTTGATTGTGGTAACACTGACCCTGTTAGACACGAAAAATAAAACGCCGCTTAAACAGTGGAGTTTTCAGGGTTCCTCTGTGATTCGCATTGGTCGCGCGGTGGATAATCATGTTGTACTCAATGATAGTTTAGTTTCTCGGTATCATCTGCAACTTCAACAATTGAGTTCTGGCAGCAGTGATGCTTGGCAGGTAATTAGTCAAGGGACAAATGGTACTTTTCTTAATGGTGTTCTGGTAACAAAAAGTACGTTATCCGATAATTCTCTCCTGCAACTAGCACAGGGAGGACCTATACTCAAATTCCAACTTGAGGATATACCGGAACTGACGGTTTCACCTTGGCAACCAATACACCAGGAAATTGAGAAAGTTGCTGTTTCCCATTGCAATCACGAAGGAAATTCCCCAAATAATATATTTTGTGTTCACTGTGGTCAACCGCTAACTGTTATCAAGCGAATTCGCCATTATCAGGTCTTACGCAC contains:
- a CDS encoding serine/threonine phosphatase — translated: MLICPQCQFENPNDNKFCQSCGTSLTYKTCPECGAEVLLNNQYCHKCGAECGTIWWAIITQEVPVVVSEFGEEKLTPDIGNTNTRLQFAVGSFLDRGQRYQLLEPLPEPEVMPGGTEYKFKVLDCQPFHISPIEAMLEHQPQGLIVPSVSVIGIPSLAQAYVALQQEISLGIPIIHDAWQQDNMQVVLIEDRSHWQLLLEAWQDPTTHPLQILHWCYQMIQLWEILKPVNCRQSLLKLSNLRLDGDQTLGLQQLYLETPTENLPTDGEPPLTIKSLGRVWRNLCLQSQHIHIASFVQILDDLEAGKTATGEELRSHLEEISTELQSPSHSGVASTETKYAFAPTVLQDDNCQDEERNEDAPTIILSMQLRTVEDVGRTDVGRQRDHNEDYFAIETKQQKLEVPRNRNLQARGLYILCDGMGGHAGGEVASELAVTTLRKYFQEKWVGEELPTSEMIEEAVLLANQTIYDLNQQGLRSGVGRMGTTLVMLLMQNTKLAVAHLGDSRFYRVTRKGGLEQMTVDHEVGQREIAKGVPASVAYARPDAYQLTQALGPRDANFVHPDINFFEIHEDCLLLLVSDGLSDNDLLETNWQTHLTPLLSSSTNLESGLSDLVDLANEYNGHDNITAILIRVKVSPMQTS